A genomic window from Brassica oleracea var. oleracea cultivar TO1000 chromosome C8, BOL, whole genome shotgun sequence includes:
- the LOC106312436 gene encoding E3 ubiquitin-protein ligase RING1: protein MSTDTEANFRALAAVFRRRIEEGGFLPVNFASADGEADEGGESTDRRGSVIQRVVVIRSPVGLEDFLNGDGSGKQGRSPASKSSVESMPRVVIGGDKEAGAGGGGGGCSICLEEWSDGDVAAEMPCKHEFHSKCVEEWLGRHATCPLCRYEMPVEEVEGEKKVGVWIGLSVSTGGRRDGEDGGDSNPRDDTEA, encoded by the coding sequence ATGTCTACGGATACGGAGGCGAATTTTCGTGCGTTAGCGGCTGTGTTCCGCAGGAGGATCGAAGAAGGTGGATTCTTACCGGTGAATTTTGCTTCAGCCGACGGAGAAGCCGATGAGGGCGGAGAATCCACCGATCGTCGCGGTTCGGTGATCCAGAGAGTGGTTGTGATCAGATCGCCTGTCGGACTCGAGGATTTTTTGAACGGCGACGGGTCAGGGAAACAGGGGAGATCTCCGGCGTCGAAATCGTCGGTGGAGAGTATGCCACGTGTCGTGATCGGAGGAGATAAGGAGGCAGGAGCAGGAGGAGGAGGAGGAGGGTGTTCGATTTGTCTGGAGGAGTGGTCGGATGGTGACGTGGCGGCGGAGATGCCGTGTAAGCACGAGTTTCACTCAAAGTGTGTGGAGGAGTGGCTGGGGAGGCACGCCACGTGTCCGTTGTGTAGGTACGAGATGCCTGTTGAGGAAGTGGAGGGAGAGAAGAAAGTTGGGGTTTGGATTGGGCTATCTGTTAGCACCGGTGGAAGAAGAGACGGAGAAGACGGTGGTGATTCGAACCCTCGAGATGATACAGAGGCTTAG
- the LOC106312434 gene encoding protein HOTHEAD-like, which produces MSPLVFIFIISMFINLSQGAIQMPYMTSDPKEVSGKSFDYIVVGGGTAGCSLAATLSEKFSVLVIERGGSPFGDPLVEEKKYFGYSLLKTDEYTSVAQSFTSRDGVENYRGRVLGGSSAINGGFYSRASEEFVKKAGWDKDLVQDSYKWVESKVVFMPELTQWQSVVQFGFLEAGFYPYNGYNLEHTQGTKIGGSIYDQCGKRHTSADLLGFGRPNHITVLLNATVKSVIFDGNKTRAVGVRFMKSDGSSSKSYKVHVEKRRGEVILTAGALGSPQILLLSGIGPEDHLNDLNIPIAVNLRDVGRRMSDNPAISLLVDRFSQNRTLEPPQVAAIAEGYKYILESEVLPTNITTTRISIAAKIAFPKSRGRLKLNSTNLRENPSVKFNYLGSKEDLEACLEMVLLLQHVARSETVTFYLGLQNREKLLAGDEELKSFCKDNVRTYYHYHGGCVVGSVVDEDYRVSGVKRLRVVDGSTFEESPGTNPMATVLMLGRYQGIKMLKEREAEKEGDGSFLSPQGSPQPQP; this is translated from the coding sequence ATGTCTCCTCTTGTGTTTATCTTCATCATTTCTATGTTCATTAACTTGTCACAAGGAGCAATACAAATGCCTTACATGACCTCTGATCCCAAAGAAGTCTCCGGCAAGTCATTCGATTACATCGTTGTCGGAGGTGGAACTGCAGGATGCTCCTTAGCAGCAACACTCTCTGAGAAATTCTCTGTTCTTGTCATTGAACGTGGTGGCTCTCCCTTTGGTGATCCATTAGTAGAAGAAAAAAAATACTTTGGATACTCACTGCTGAAAACAGATGAGTACACATCCGTTGCGCAAAGTTTCACCTCAAGAGACGGAGTTGAGAACTACAGAGGACGCGTTCTCGGTGGATCTTCTGCCATAAACGGCGGATTCTACAGCCGAGCTAGCGAAGAGTTTGTGAAGAAAGCTGGTTGGGACAAGGATCTGGTCCAAGATTCTTACAAATGGGTTGAGTCTAAAGTTGTCTTCATGCCGGAGTTGACTCAATGGCAATCCGTTGTGCAGTTTGGTTTTCTTGAAGCGGGGTTTTATCCTTACAATGGGTATAACTTGGAGCACACGCAAGGGACGAAGATTGGTGGAAGCATATATGATCAGTGTGGGAAGAGGCATACATCTGCAGATCTTTTGGGGTTTGGGAGACCAAACCACATCACTGTTCTTCTAAACGCGACTGTGAAGAGTGTGATCTTTGATGGTAATAAGACACGTGCGGTTGGAGTTAGGTTTATGAAGAGTGATGGGAGCTCAAGTAAGAGCTATAAAGTTCACGTTGAGAAGCGTAGAGGCGAGGTTATACTCACGGCTGGAGCTTTAGGTAGTCCTCAGATTCTCCTCTTAAGTGGAATAGGACCTGAGGACCATCTGAATGATCTCAACATCCCTATAGCTGTCAACCTCAGAGATGTAGGGAGAAGAATGTCGGATAATCCAGCGATTTCTCTTCTCGTTGATAGATTCTCGCAGAACCGAACACTGGAGCCACCTCAAGTGGCAGCTATAGCAGAAGGTTACAAGTACATACTCGAATCAGAGGTTCTTCCAACGAATATCACCACAACAAGGATCTCCATAGCGGCGAAAATCGCGTTCCCCAAGTCCAGAGGAAGGCTAAAGCTTAACAGCACAAACCTTAGAGAGAACCCTTCGGTGAAATTCAATTACTTGGGAAGCAAGGAAGACCTTGAGGCTTGCTTAGAGATGGTTCTCCTACTTCAGCACGTTGCGAGGTCAGAGACCGTGACGTTTTACCTAGGGTTGCAGAACCGGGAGAAGCTTTTGGCTGGTGATGAGGAGCTTAAGAGCTTTTGTAAAGACAATGTGAGGACTTATTATCATTACCATGGAGGTTGCGTTGTGGGATCTGTTGTGGACGAGGATTATAGAGTTAGTGGTGTGAAGAGGTTGAGAGTTGTGGATGGCTCAACGTTTGAAGAGTCGCCGGGAACAAACCCTATGGCTACGGTTTTGATGTTGGGAAGATATCAAGGAATCAAAATGCTTAAAGAACGAGAAGCAGAGAAAGAAGGAGATGGGAGTTTTCTTAGTCCCCAAGGAAGCCCACAACCACAACCCTAG
- the LOC106310028 gene encoding uncharacterized protein LOC106310028, translated as MGSLCCVAAKSDRSNSPSHDFSFGPHEPYWRTNSSFSPPSSRWDLHGVTDGVSFYGSSTSSNANVLRSPDLAQTLHWTPSDFESATRRDQTPKRFSLSKPVHPILHPSDNARETTSDSADASSWSSGTPSSIDSTDVPEPLLDAQRVVASSTFKCGLCNRYISQKSPWGSRSIMRNRDMPVTGVLPCQHVFHAECLDQSTPMAHGSDPPCPICTKQEGEYSNKSHNIVQRLKPLCEDGASTRQWGCGQVGDCVESAVNVPPRNTMLMINRNRIRKNLSLRGNSSKDSPRKIKKSNSFALENQVSLVHRGKQKAA; from the exons ATGGGTTCGCTCTGTTGTGTGGCTGCCAAATCAGACAGATCAAACTCTCCAAGTCATGACTTTTCCTTTGGCCCTCATGAGCCTTACTGGAGGACTAACTCAAGTTTCTCTCCACCTTCATCGAGATGGGATCTCCATGGTGTAACCGATGGTGTTAGCTTCTATGGATCTTCCACATCATCAAACGCTAACGTTCTTCGTAGTCCTGACCTTGCACAGACTCTTCATTGGACACCCAGTGACTTTGAATCTGCAACAAGAAGAG ATCAAACTCCTAAGCGATTTTCCCTGTCTAAGCCGGTTCATCCTATACTGCATCCTTCTGATAACGCTAGAGAAACAACGTCTGACTCTGCGGATGCCTCCAGCTGGAGCAGCGGGACACCAAGCAGCATCGATTCCACGGATGTTCCCGAGCCACTTCTTGATGCACAACGAGTGGTGGCCTCAAGTACGTTTAAATGCGGATTGTGTAACAGATACATCTCGCAGAAGTCTCCTTGGGGGTCACGGTCCATCATGAGGAACAGAGACATGCCTGTCACAGGAGTGCTTCCTTGTCAACACGTCTTTCACGCTGAATGTCTTGACCAGTCAACTCCAATGGCTCACGGTAGTGACCCGCCTTGTCCGATATGCACCAAGCAGGAAGGAGAATACTCCAACAAATCACATAACATTGTCCAGAGGCTTAAACCGCTTTGTGAAGATGGGGCGTCTACAAGACAATGGGGATGTGGTCAGGTTGGTGACTGTGTTGAGAGTGCTGTTAATGTGCCGCCGAGAAACACCATGCTGATGATAAACAGGAACAGGATAAGGAAGAACCTCTCTTTGAGAGGAAACTCAAGCAAAGATTCTCCAAGAAAAATCAAGAAAAGTAACTCATTTGCCTTGGAAAATCAAGTGTCGCTTGTGCATAGAGGGAAACAGAAAGCAGCTTAA